atAAACATCTCGTTGTCAGAATACTGCCAGTATAATATTCCCCAGGTTCATTTTCACCTCCTGGTGGATGTATTTTCATCGCCTAATATCTGCCACACGGTTAACTGGTCTGTGCTTTTTAGGGGATTGGCAATCAATGGCATTTTGGCATTTGACAACAGCATTCAAATAATCCATAGTTTCTTGTGACTCACAGCACTCCAATGTATTTTTGCCACAGATTCCCCACTTATTGTTTAGTCCTTACTATTACGTCAGTCGTTTCCAGTGATTTTGTAAAGATATTCAGtacaactaaaaataaactagTTCCTAAACATTAATATTATAGCCGGTGCCACTGAAATAAGTTTTGGAATACAATTgccttaaacaaaaaaatacatgagACCAAAGAGCAGTAAGAAACATGGTATTTAATGGCTCTCTTAGAAACACTTTATTCTGAAGCACTAGAAGTTTGTAGAAAGTGGCAGAGAAAAGAAGAACAGCTGTATTGTGTTATCCGCACTCACCTTGAGTCTTCAGCTCCATCTGTGCCAGGTCTTTGGTGACCTCGCTAGCCCCCACTACAGAGCCCTCCACCTCGATATCAGGCACTGCGTTCCTGCGACCAGTCCGATCGCTGGAAATGAAATCTGAATAAGCAGACTCCACCTCCATCATCTCCCAACCACTGCAGACTTCATAACACCTGTTTAACAGAAGGACAGAAAAACAGGGAATCAGGAGTGGACTTTTGAACAAACTAAAAAACAGTCAAATAAGCTGCATGCAGCTGTCGATTACTCAAcatggtacagtacaggtgtgttTTAGTGGATGCAGTTGAAAGAAGCTGCACATCAATTCAACACATCTCCCATTTTTCATTTTCCACCAGCAACAcaccaaggatttttttttttaccccaagccaagaaaataatacagtaaaaccAGGGGGGTTGGATAATTGAATTACAACTGTGGAATTGTTTATATGACTTTCTCAATCAAGAAACATCATAAAATAGACATTTATAATCCCTTTACCTTTGAATACATAACATAACAGCATGGCACTGGACTGTACTGTAAATATCAGAGATTGAGAATATCAACTTAACAccatcataatatatatattaaaaaaaataaacttccttCAAAATAGCTTGAAATGTCCCGTCTAACCATCCCACTACTGCTGATTAGTCATAGGCACATGCATAGCAGGATCACGCAGCATGTGCCCCATCCTTTGATTGACATGTAAACAACCTGGGCTGA
The sequence above is drawn from the Acipenser ruthenus chromosome 29, fAciRut3.2 maternal haplotype, whole genome shotgun sequence genome and encodes:
- the LOC117428832 gene encoding cAMP-dependent protein kinase inhibitor gamma-like isoform X3, yielding MCYEVCSGWEMMEVESAYSDFISSDRTGRRNAVPDIEVEGSVVGASEVTKDLAQMELKTQEGEGAAASQVPGSNLTGQQEGQDGDKPS
- the LOC117428832 gene encoding cAMP-dependent protein kinase inhibitor gamma-like isoform X2 codes for the protein MVLDWCYEVCSGWEMMEVESAYSDFISSDRTGRRNAVPDIEVEGSVVGASEVTKDLAQMELKTQEGEGAAASQVPGSNLTGQQEGQDGDKPS
- the LOC117428832 gene encoding cAMP-dependent protein kinase inhibitor gamma-like isoform X1 — its product is MMEVESAYSDFISSDRTGRRNAVPDIEVEGSVVGASEVTKDLAQMELKTQEGEGAAASQVPGSNLTGQQEGQDGDKPS